cataaattctgatgtaaTGGACAATACATGTAATTTATACCTATGGGAATGAAATGCTTGctacctatagctatagtaccTCACCTTGGAACTAGCTACCAGTCTCAATAACTAGAGAAAATATACGACAAGCTTACAAGTGCGTATGACCTAGCCAGTGCTAGCTTATACGTAGCTCTACATACTTGTCCAtgcagtgagccccacccctttgCCTTTTCCTGGTGTCTATCGAACCCCATCCATATCTGTCCTGCCCTTGCCACTAGTATCTAGCGAGCGAGCCCCATCCTTCTTTCGACTGCATCAATCAGTGTGCCCTTGAGGCAAGGAAGGTTTATGAGTGCTATGCTCTAGGGCTAGGTGTTTAAAGTTGCTACATGATAGAAAGGGGTATGTGGACAAATACACATTTCAACAATTTCTTCGTCTCTACATGCCGTAATATAGTTCTTGTTTTATTTAGCtttttgtatatatatattatattttGTATGTGAGTTTCTTTTTCGAGTCGGTGGCCTATGTTTGTGCCCATGAGTCTAACTCACTTAATGTGTGATGTTGTATTATTACAGAGCATGTCTTCAGCTGATGATGTTCTAAAACTGGACATGCGTCAGTATGAGCATGCCATCAATGACTCTGAGCTAGAAATAGTTCGTCAATCGATGCTGAATGGAAAAACTGGAGAATACACTGTCATGGTTTGGCTGCCACTCAAAAGAGAAGTAAGAAAATAGATCTACGTCCTACACGTAAAATAGTACAtaagtataccgtatagcaaaATTTTCGCGGGTTCTAATatattcgcgtttcaatgccaggaaaaccacacccaccaatagatttgcatgcatgttccagttttaattttcgcaataactgctctgccctcgaaaaaccacgtcacaaaaatttcccgctatagggtacatgtactacatgcatgtagatgtTATGcctagtaataattatcttaCCACAACAATGCTGGTGGTGTTAGTGGGTTTAGGATGGCAAAAAcatctatacatgtaaattatttgtcactACAGCCATGGTGACTATAAACGTTAATCTTAAATGCAAACACCAACTTCAGTACCCAATAATTCCTTTGCCTTGTAGTTTCAAGGCATATAATAGAGCATTCACTCCTATGTAATAGCTCACTCCAATGcagtgactgcatgcatgcgtacaaTAAAAATTCTGTTTGTACTACACCCCACAGAGAAGATATGTCCAGAAAAACGTGACTTACTACTACAAACAAGTTGAAGGAGAACAGTTCAGTGTAGCAGTGGCTATTGTTGACAGTTATTTTAACAACATTTACTTAGTGAATGCAACGGAGATCCAGCTGACCGTTGAGAGTATGCTGAGTGCAAGAGGCATATCATTGGAACAAAAGTCGGTGATATCACTCCATGTAGATGTAGATGTAGATGTATCATGAGACTTTTCCTTTTTCTTTTCTCCAGCACTTTTCTGCAGTTTCATGGTGGTGTTGTAGTTGAAAAAGATCTGGTTGATACAGATACTAGTGGTGTTCAGATATTTCCACACAACAACACCAATGTCACCAATGTTTTTGCAGGTATGCTAGCTGTAATAGTTTTACGCTATATTCAGGTGATTACTTGATTCCTTATAGAGTCCGAGAGAAGTGCACTTATTCTAAGATCACCCATCGGAAACACAACTTCCACTGTACTAGGTAAACTGTATACTAGGGAGTCAACCCTTCACCAAAACTTGTCAGCTCTTCTTGAGAAAACTACAAACGAAACAATCATTTTTTTGTTGGATGGAAGTGGCTACATTGTAGCAGCCAATACGGAAGACTACACTCCAGGGACAAACTTGTTTGTCGTATTTCCAAGTGTGCTACAGGATCTTGTTTCTAAAGGAGTGTACGTTGATTCAGGGACAGCAATAACGGGCTATGAGTTACAACCTTGTATGAAATTGGTGCCATTTATAAATACTTGCGGATTTACAGGATGCATTGACAATGCTGGATTCTCAGTGTACAAGGTGTGTtaaaataatgtgtacataattCTTACTCACTTATTCCTACCCTGAAGGGGTTCCTGATTTCGTTATCCAACTGGGTCATATCTTTCATCAGTGATGGAGTATGGATGGCAGGAAGGTCGGCACTGCTAAGGTACATTATCTTATTTGCATCGTATTGTGTATATAAGCTGTACCGTATTGTGTATATAGCTGTACATCTGAGGCTAATCTGTAGGCCTGCTTTTATTAATTAATACTCCTTATAAGTGTCAATGACGATTCGCTAGCTGATGTGGTTTATATTCAGCTTTAGAAAGGAGTTacggtataataattaaaaaaaTGTTGGGGCCGTGTTACATCCGGTGGCTAACAATAATCTTAGCTAGTGTCTTAATTCCAACTTCCCCTGTATGTTATGTAGTGCTGTAGTTGCTGTTCAAGATATGGTAAATATGGTAACTGCTCTAAAGGACAACCGTACAGTGACTGGAATGATGACATCAGTGGGGAATTATTCAAAAACAGACGACTGTCCTGTCGATCTGTGTCTGATTCAATTTGTGGCACATGAGCTGCAGATAGATTTCAGTGCCATTGAGAATGCAAATGTTACTTGTAAGGATAATGAAGAACTGTAAGTTTTTTTAGAATAGCACGTACACTAAATGGTAGCTCATGCACTTAGTCGATTGTAAGGGTTGTATCGTGAACTAATGTTAGCTACGtataacattaatttatagtTTCTATGAAGCTGTCCGTATACCTGATACAAACCTCCTACTGCTCTCTGTCAATGGAAACTGTTCTGATTGGTCTAATCAAGATCAAAATATCCTTTACATGTTAATTAGTGTaagtacatacactgtacatgcttTATACCCCCTACTGTGATGTGCCCTTAACTCCAAGCTCACAGTATAGAATCACCTGTCCTTGTGATGCGACTGCTGATGATAACATACCCAACTTCAGCACCCAGCAGTGCTTTACCACAACATATGTGAGTTTTAGACTCAGTAATTTGTATGCCATCGCTATAAAGCCATTTACATTATAGCCGAGTCAGAtagatgtacatgcaatgaGCTTAGTGTggttgcccccccccccctcattCTTTCAGTGGGGAGGGGGCACAGCAGCTACATTGTAAAAATGTGTTTTCTCGGCATTAAGGCACTTCATTCTCACATTCCTTTTATGTCGCACATGATCCCCTGTCGACCTCCTCTGTATATTAGGCCCTCCAGTAAAACCATAATCTCCCATGCAGATGAACGATTGCTCTAACAGTTCACCCCACACTTTTTCATCTCATTTTAGCTTCATTGGTATAGGTTTAACAATTGTTGCGTTTATTCTCTTGTAAGTGAACACATTTCATCTCATCAATGTCCCCAAATTAATTATTctgaataataatatattattattgagcACTCCTGTGATCACTGATCAAACCTCTAGTGTACTGCATATAGTATATACAACATAATAACTGATGTCTACATAATcatctactataattataacccatGCCTCGGGTTAATTTAATCTATGACTTAGTTAGTTATTGAATCAGcctcactataatattatgtaatCAACGTACTGCCTATAATCGTAATAAGTTCACAGCCATGGTCCTACTATCATGGAGTAATCTCAAACTTGATCAATCGTGGGATTGCTCTTCTGCATCCAGAGTTGAATGGTCTGATCACTAGATTGTGCATGCCAGGAGATAGTCCAGAGCTTGAGAATCCTTGAAGTGAAGTGCCTACAGACATGGAAACAGAAATGTGCAAACACAGTAGTCATGCACGTCTACAAATTCCTCTACACTTTCAAGAAATTGCTATACATTACACAAGAAACCTTTGAGGGCCCTGGTGTGGTGTTGCAAAAccaatgataattattcagcGACTAGATCTATAGTCTGGAAATCAAATGCTAGGATTGTCATTTGTTCGAGCTGCTcattgcacatgcactgataggagacaaaattaatctcttcacaaaaatgatctaaatagagacaattAATAGTCGGGTTGATCctctcacttgcactcttagcaattgcgagttgctcacTCATGTGCAATCGAAaggatgtcacgttactttttgcacagtttttgtgtagagatatcagtagttcgacactcttctctacTTGCTATAGACTCTTGGCAGTACTATGTATGTGCACATTACGGTGACATACATGCAGATACACAAGTGTTAGTGCAAATTGTggccatatacatgtaactgaaACTCACAAGATATTGGAATTTGATTGTCCAGAGTGCATACGAATATTTTGTTTTGCTCGTTATTTGGACCAGTTCCTTGCCACTCAACAAACACAGAGTCTCCAGTAATAGTGATTCCATCGTTAATGAGGTGGAGCCAACAGTTACTTATTGAATCTGTCGAAATTAGATAGAGTCCAGGGTTTAATTTAGTGGGGGCGGGGGCCCTCTTGGGATTTTACTTTTACAACACAAAGCATCGTCTGAGAATGCACTAGGGGCGACCCAAACAGCCTAGAAAACAACAAATTTTATGTTCTGTGGCAGCATGCCCTTATAAATAGCTGTGTGCACAATACGTACAATCGAAGAAACTGCACGAAGTGCGATCTCAGACAGCCTAAATACCTTAAGGTGTAATTATTTTAGCGGGGATTATTTCTgtgaatgagagtaaaattgTATAGTTACTCGTTGAACACACCACCTCACTTTTAGTTTTGTATTATACCTAGCTATAGCTTGCACTTACCTAATCTAAAAGTCCTGCTGAAATCCATGATGATATCAGCAGGGCCTTTACTGCTCACAGTGAATGTGAACTTTTTTCTTCGTAATGACCCTAGACTCCCAACGTATATACCAGATGTACCTGTTGTATAGCAGTGCAAATGTAACATTAGCTACAgtatgtaaaaaaaaaaaaacctATAAAAAAGACACAAGTATGAAACACAGTTTAGCCGGCTTGGTCTCAGGCATATTATCATGCAGATGATATTAATGCATGGTTTTTCTGCCGACTAGCCCATGCAGCAGCAATAAAAAGTacatacagctacatgtacatcaacaaCTCACAATCAGACGACCTTCTCTCAATCTGACAGGTTGCACCAAGGAAAGATGTTCCCATGCTAAACTCAAATTCATACCTATTCCCAATCACCCTTGGAGTATTATTTCTGAAACGAAAGGAGAAGTCTGCGAAAAAAAAAGTATAATTAAGGAACTTGGCTATAGGCATGTATAAGAGACAATCATATACATATACGTACACATTTCACTGCGTGTGAATGACATACCATCATCATCGATTACTGTAAGAGTGGTTCTATTACTAGAGAATCCGATGGCAGGATCAATCGAGAGAGCAAATATTGAGAACATTTCATCATCTTCATCGATGAGATCTTGTGTGACATCGACACAAGCACACCTTCTCTGAGTACCAATCATGGACTTGAAGTTGACCACACTTGAAAGAATATCAAAATCTGAACAACGAATACATGAATTTAAAGAGAATGCATTTTATAGAAACGCACCATCAGATTCTTCGGTAACCAAGACCACATCAAAGACAAGAGGAGAATCTTCCACAACGAGACAAATCTGGAGAGCAAGGTCTCGATCACCAATCCCCTCCGTAGTTGAGTACTGGAAGTGCTCAAAGCTGACAATCACTGCAAATTAAGCAATTGACATTAAACAGAGCATCTAATTTACAAAGTCATATAAGACATAGCACCGTATAGTAAGCGCATGCGCCTATATATAGGGAAAAGAGCAGGCCTCTATGCGCCTATTATCCGGATGCGCTTATAGAGATTAACAACGCCCTTGATGTTTCAATGAAGCAAATCTTCATTAGCTAGCTTGATCGTTTGTCTGCAAGAGGTCTATAGTCATATCTGACAGCAGTAACACAACTACTGGTAGTGAAAGAGACTTAATATCTATAAAGAAGTGTGGAGACCAGTTGTTGGGCAAAGAACTGTGCAGAAAACCCATGCGCCTTCTATCAaggctcttggtctgctaaccaGTATGCGCCTATTAATTTGTTGATGTGCGCTTACTAACCA
This region of Halichondria panicea chromosome 12, odHalPani1.1, whole genome shotgun sequence genomic DNA includes:
- the LOC135344718 gene encoding uncharacterized protein LOC135344718; the encoded protein is MMTENFTCTCNSPFEGNGSSCEILDPCSSSPCDVNAACVRDSVTTENFTCTCNSPFEGNGLSCEDPGTNLCHPSPCDVNAVCATVSALPSGFTCMCNPPYIGDGFSCQVIVSFEHFQYSTTEGIGDRDLALQICLVVEDSPLVFDVVLVTEESDDFDILSSVVNFKSMIGTQRRCACVDVTQDLIDEDDEMFSIFALSIDPAIGFSSNRTTLTVIDDDDFSFRFRNNTPRVIGNRYEFEFSMGTSFLGATCQIERRSSDCTSGIYVGSLGSLRRKKFTFTVSSKGPADIIMDFSRTFRLDSISNCWLHLINDGITITGDSVFVEWQGTGPNNEQNKIFVCTLDNQIPISCTSLQGFSSSGLSPGMHNLVIRPFNSGCRRAIPRLIKFEITP